A genomic region of Entelurus aequoreus isolate RoL-2023_Sb linkage group LG19, RoL_Eaeq_v1.1, whole genome shotgun sequence contains the following coding sequences:
- the jak1 gene encoding tyrosine-protein kinase JAK1, with amino-acid sequence MELRRLLCGIMGRPRPQLPTSPSASRGLEIHFYLQDVHQLEFFNGCYTAEELCVEAAKKCSISPLCYNLFALYNETTGMWCPPNDEFKITDETRLKLHYRMRFYFRNWHGTTEGESPVWRHCISKLKGGLNQQKTPEGTPLLDAASLRYLFYQGQHDFQIGMVPLRACQSEAEQHETENECLGMAVLAITHHSMSMGMPLPLATQEINFKNFIPEALNCNIKQRNILTRIRINNVFKKFLNEFNNRTVKGSNITLYDLKIKYLATLEGLTNGLGSELVEPISLSVTREVGVVNGSNYVGYYNHMQGQSPSQSVDTWRDIQVRVTGTTGISWRKKSSTVPVISKDKGKSKKNKMNGKVRTKDVDEGWERFCDFHEIMHAAIKEATVTIHRQDHKKMELHMKSRTEALSFAALVDGYFRLTVDAHHYLCREVAPSSVVHNITYGCHGPICTEYAVQKLRQEGNEEGMYILRWSCTEYQYIIITVVCNENDLKESRPVRHYKNFQIEVTPDEFRLYGTEIVRPTLRELLEHLEGQSLRSDNLQFHLHRCCPPQPREISNLLVVTKDRAPVPKTPMQESQVIIHRISKEEIEQEEHLGLGTRTNIFSGTLRVNGDEDAGYGSFQEFRVVLKVLGSGHRDLSLAFFETASMMRQVSHKHIVLLYGVCVRHLENIIVEELVEQGPLDLFMRRQICPLSTSWKFQVAKQLASALSYLEDKKLVHGFVCAKNILLARDGLEADEEGPFIKLSDSGIPITVLTREECVNRIPWIAPECVKNVSSLSVAADKWGFGTTLWEICYDGEVPLMEKKLTEKERFYETECQLATPDYRELAELMIHCMNYDPKKRPFFRAIVRDIDKLEEKNPAIKPQPTPEVDPTVFERRFLRNIRELGEGHFGKVGLCRYDPRGDRTGELVAVKSLKPENGQENGNNLSSEINILKALYHENIVKYKGICLEEGGQATKLIMEYLPLGSLKDYLPGNKSKTSLSTLLSYSTQICRGMDYLGSKNYIHRDLAARNVLVENERTVKIGDFGLTKSIKDNEVYYTAKDDHVSPVFWYAPECLTLCKFYFASDVWSFGVTMYELITYCDPLKNPMEMFSRLMGKCQGQTTIILLVNVLAEGKRLPRPDGCPEPVYNLMRKCWEQAPEKRITFKQLIDELTIMQQQLSPQNDF; translated from the exons ATTTTATTTCCGAAATTGGCATGGTACCACTGAAGGTGAATCTCCAGTTTGGAGACACTGCATCAGTAAATTAAAAGGAGGCCTTAACCAGCAGAAAACGCCTGAAGGAACACCACTACTGGATGCTGCATCTCTTCGCTACCTGTTTTACCAG GGACAACATGATTTTCAGATCGGTATGGTACCTTTGCGAGCATGTCAATCCGAGGCAGAGCAGCATGAGACAGAAAACGAATGTTTGGGAATGGCTGTGCTCGCCATCACGCACCATTCAATGAGTATGGGAATGCCTCTGCCCCTGGCTACGCAAGAAATCAA CTTCAAAAATTTCATCCCAGAGGCACTGAACTGCAATATAAAGCAGCGCAACATTTTGACCCGCATCCGCATCAATAATGTCTTCAAGAAATTCCTCAACGAATTCAACAACAGGACAGTCAAGGGCAGCAACATTACACTGTATGACCTAAAGATCAAGTACCTGGCAACTCTGGAGGGCCTGACCAATGGCCTGGGTAGTGAGCTTGTGGAACCCATTTCGCTTAGTGTCACAAGGGAAGTTGGTGTCGTGAATGGAAGTAATTATG TTGGTTACTACAACCATATGCAAGGACAGAGCCCAAGTCAGAGCGTGGATACGTGGCGTGACATACAAGTCCGAGTGACTGGCACAACAGGCATTTCCTGGAGGAAGAAGTCCTCTACA GTGCCAGTTATATCCAAAGACAAGGGCAAGTCAAAGAAGAACAAGATGAATGGGAAAGTGAGAACAAAAGATGTTGATGAAGGCTGGGAGAGGTTCTGTGACTTTCATGAGATCATGCACGCTGCCATCAAGGAGGCAACAGTCACAATTCACAGACAAGATCACAAGAAAATG GAGTTGCATATGAAATCTCGGACTGAAGCGTTGTCCTTTGCAGCCCTTGTGGATGGATACTTCAGGTTGACAGTGGATGCTCACCACTACCTGTGCAGGGAAGTGGCTCCTTCTTCAGTGGTGCACAACATCACTTACGGCTGCCACGGTCCTATCTG TACGGAGTATGCCGTGCAAAAGCTGCGTCAGGAGGGTAATGAGGAAGGCATGTACATTCTACGCTGGAGCTGCACTGAATACCAATACATCATCATCACTGTGGTCTGCAATGAG AATGACCTGAAGGAATCCCGTCCTGTGCGACATTATAAGAACTTCCAGATTGAGGTGACTCCAGATGAGTTTCGACTGTACGGCACAGAAATTGTCAGACCCACACTCCGAGAGCTCTTGGAGCACCTGGAGGGTCAGAGTCTTCGCTCTGACAATCTTCAGTTCCAtctgcaccgctgctgcccaccacAACCTCGAG AAATTTCTAACTTGCTGGTGGTCACTAAAGATAGAGCACCAGTGCCCAAGACACCCATGCAGGAGAGCCAGGTCATTATCCATCGCATTAGCAAGGAGGAAATTGAACAG GAGGAACACCTCGGACTGGGCACAAGAACTAACATATTCTCTGGCACACTGAGGGTAAATGGCGACGAGGATGCAGGTTATGGATCCTTCCAGGAGTTTAGGGTGGTTCTCAAAGTGCTTGGTTCAGGACACCGAGACTTATCCCTG GCCTTTTTTGAAACCGCAAGTATGATGCGGCAAGTCTCCCATAAGCATATAGTGCTTCTGTATGGAGTGTGTGTCCGCCATCTGGAGA ATATCATCGTGGAAGAGTTGGTCGAGCAAGGACCACTGGATCTGTTCATGAGGAGACAGATATGTCCACTTAGCACATCTTGGAAGTTCCAGGTGGCCAAGCAGCTGGCCTCAGCTCTTAGCTACTTG gaggACAAAAAGTTGGTCCACGGTTTTGTGTGTGCCAAGAACATCTTGCTGGCGAGAGATGGACTGGAAGCTGATGAAGAAGGGCCCTTCATCAAGCTCAGTGACTCAGGAATACCAATCACAGTGCTCACTAGAGAGG agtGTGTGAATCGCATCCCCTGGATTGCTCCAGAGTGTGTGAAGAATGTATCTTCCCTGAGTGTTGCAGCTGACAAGTGGGGCTTTGGGACCACTCTGTGGGAGATCTGTTATGATGGAGAGGTCCCCCTCATGGAAAAGAAGCTCACGGAG AAGGAGAGGTTTTATGAAACAGAATGCCAGCTGGCTACTCCTGACTACAGAGAGTTGGCTGAGCTGATGATCCACTGCATGAACTATGACCCAAAGAAGAGACCTTTTTTCAGGGCTATCGTGAGAGACATTGACAAACTGGAGGAAAAAA ATCCAGCTATCAAACCACAGCCTACACCTGAAGTGGACCCGACTGTATTTGAGAGGAGATTCCTGAGAAATATCAGAGAACTGGGAGAG GGCCACTTTGGGAAGGTGGGCCTTTGTCGTTACGATCCTCGAGGAGATCGCACAGGTGAATTAGTGGCGGTCAAGTCACTGAAGCCTGAGAATGGACAGGAGAACGGGAACAACCTCTCTAGTGAAATTAATATACTGAAAGCACTGTACCATGAAAACATTGTCAAGTATAAAGGCATTTGCTTGGAAGAAG GTGGTCAGGCCACAAAGCTGATCATGGAGTACCTTCCTTTGGGCAGTTTGAAGGATTATCTGCCCGGCAACAAAAGCAAGACCAGTCTCAGCACTCTGCTCAGCTACTCCACCCAAATATGCCGG GGAATGGATTATCTGGGATCTAAAAACTACATCCACCGAGACCTGGCTGCCCGAAACGTGCTGGTGGAGAACGAGAGGACGGTGAAGATAGGCGACTTCGGTCTGACCAAGAGCATTAAGGACAATGAAGTGTATTACACTGCCAAGGATGACCATGTCAGCCCTGTTTTCTG GTATGCTCCGGAGTGCCTGACTCTCTGCAAGTTCTACTTTGCCTCAGACGTCTGGTCGTTCGGGGTGACAATGTACGAGCTCATCACCTACTGTGACCCCCTCAAGAATCCAATGGAG atgttctccaggtTAATGGGTAAATGCCAAGGTCAGACGACCATCATTCTCTTGGTAAACGTGTTGGCCGAGGGGAAGAGGCTTCCACGTCCTGACGGCTGTCCTGAACCT GTGTACAACCTGATGCGTAAATGCTGGGAACAAGCGCCCGAGAAGAGAATCACCTTCAAGCAGCTGATTGATGAGCTGACCATCATGCAGCAGCAGCTCAGCcctcaaaatgacttttaa